Below is a genomic region from Candidatus Obscuribacterales bacterium.
GTATCATCCGATCGCTTTTACATACTGTCATCATCCCAGGGAGAGGTTCTTGCCTCCAATGTCACCAACATGACCCAATTGACATCTTCACACCTTGCACACCTTGCCCCCAATTCCTGGACACCATCTCCCACGGGATAGAGGGCAAATCGGAGCGAGCAGGGTACACTCAAGAGCAACGTTCTTGACTAAGAAAATCTAAGCCAAGGGCATCGGTTTTCCCAAGTTTTTAGACGTTGCTACCCGCATTCTTCAGAACATTGCTTCATGGTCACCACTGCCACTCAGATTGCTTTAGTTGAAGACGAAACCCAAGCCCTCCTCGACTGGGCGATCGCCGTTAACGAATCGGATGAAACCTACTTTCACAAAAGTCAACAGTTGGCACGGCGACTGGGAGCCCATTACCGACCAGACGGTCTCACCGAGATTGGCTTTTGGACACCTCGCCTAGCCAGTGAGGTCATCCAATCGGAGCGAGATATTTTCCTAGAAGTATTCACGCCTCTGGATCCCATCGACTTTCAGGCACCCGAACAAACCGTACGCTTCCAGTGCGATCGCATCCCGCTGATGCAGCAGGGGGAATACATTTGGGGCGTGTTGGCGGGAATGCAGCCTGGACGGCGCGATCGAGCTGGCTCGTTCTACTGGCTACGGGCTCTCAGTCCCCACCACTACCTGCGGATTATTCGCGATCCCCTGGCCGTTTCCATGCCCTACGGTGTCTTTGCGCCTGCGGAACTCTACGACATGGATTCTATCCAGCAGCAGCGCGCCGATCTTGACTACCTGCGCCGCACCTCTCAGTGTGACGAAGAAGGCACCATTCCCCGCGTTCCCGCGCCCCGTAATATCCTGCAACTGCACATCACCACCGCCTCCCCCACCGGCTATCTGGCAGGGTTGACGGACTTGTATCGCCAGATTTCCGACAAGCTAGACCAAGGGCTACCGCTCACCGGCGCAGAAGAAAACTACATTGGCTACGATGCTGTGCAGCTTTTGCCCGTCGAACCCACCATCGAATACCGTATTGAAGGCGATAACTTCACCCACGAATTTTTTGCGATCGCCTCCAATACCAACTCCGATGAACCTGACCTAACCATCGACCTCACCTCCGATCAGGTGATCACCGACCAACGCCCCATTTTCAAAGATCAGGAACAGCGCCAGGTCACCCTGCGCAAGCCCAACACCCATAACTGGGGCTACGATGTGCCCATCCTCGGCTCAGCAGCCACCAATCCTGCCCTGCTCAGCAGCCTGCGCCCCGACGAGATGATCGACTTCATCGCCACCCTGCACAATTTTTCCACCGGGCCCATCCAGGTGATCTATGACTTGGTCTACGGCCACGCCGACAACCAAGGCGAGGAATTGCTCAACCGTCAGTTCCTCAAAGGGCCCAATATGTATGGGCAAGACTTGAACCACCAGCTTCCTACCGTACGGGCGATTTTGCTAGAAATGCAGCGCCGCAAGATTAACACCGGAGCTGACGGCATTCGCGTGGATGGCGGGCAGGATTTCCGTTGGTTCAATCCCCTCACCGGCTTAGTAGAACAGGATGATGCTTATCTCCTAGCCATGAGCGATGTGGTGCAAGAAATCAACGGCTGTCAGCGCCTGATGTTCACCATTTTTGAAGACGGTCGTCCTTGGCCCCAAGAAGGCTGGGAAGAAACCTCCACCTACCGCGATTTAATCGAACTACAGCCCACCTCCTACCAATGGGGGCCCCTGATTTTTGCCCACAATACTCCAGCCCTAGAAGGCTTTTGGGATAAGAAATGGCAGCGGGTGAGTGAGGTGCTGATCCAAGGCGATCATTGGATTACCGGCTGCGCCAACCACGACACCGTGCGGCGCGGCAACCAAATTCTTCTGGATGCCAAGATCAACTGGAATCTCGGCAAAACCCTGCCCCAAGTGCTGCGCAACGCCTACGATAATCCAGCGGTGAAACTCTGGGTCTATGGCTTCAGTCCGGGGCTGCCCATGGACTTCATCAACACCATGATGTGGGCTCCCTGGCTGTTTTTCCGCAACACCGACGATCGCTACGGCGTCAAGGTAGCCGCCGAGGAAGTGGGCTTTTTGGATTGGCAGATTGAACCCGAACTGTATGACCAACCCTGGGCCTTTCTGCGGCTCAAGGAGCTAGGGTTTAAGGATCTCAAGGCCCTAAAAACCTTTTGCACGGCCCTCAGCGAAGCCTTGCTGAAAACAGACTACGACCTCGACGCGGTGGCGCGCATGTGCCAACGCTGCCTAGGCGACAATCCCGACTACTGCGAAGTATCGGCGATGTATGACCTACAACATCCCGATCGCGCTCCCTTCCTCAACCATGTGGACGTTCCTGCCCTTAAATCCTTCGCCATGGGCTTTATGGAAGATGCCCACGATATCTGTAATATCAAACATTACATGGATGACGTCGATCCGGTTTTGACCCATTTTGGGCTACAGGTACGGCAATATCGGCATCAGCATCCCTGGCTAGCAGAAAACCTCGGCGGCAGCGATCGCTTTAATCGAATTAGCGATAAACAACGCACGGTATTCTATGGTCTGCGCACCTGTGCAGACTGTGATGACGAGCTAGAGCAGGTGGCGCTGGTCACCCATATGGGCGGCAAACCCATTGACGTCACCCTGGGCGACTGGCTACAGCTTGATCTCAGCGAATGGCGCATTGCCCTAGCCACGCCGGGTCTAGAACTCGACGACAGCGACCCCGACGAACTGCGCCTTTTTGAGCTAAAGGATAGCCAAGGGGTGCTGCTGGAGCGCATTCGAGACTAGGGGCAGCCTGACGATCGCCACTGGCGTAGTGGACTCTTCCGTGATCGGGGCAGGTTTCATCTCGCCCCGAAAATCTAGCAACTGCACAATCAGTAAATAGGCCACACTCAGCAAAACAGCGATCGCTCCCGTGGCGATCGCAACTAGTTTTGAGCGATCCATGCCGTTTTCTCCACCTGGTTTGTCTCTGTTTTCATGTCTCTGTTTTCATGTCTCTGTTTTCATTATGGGGGAGTTGGGCAAGAACGGGGCGATTACCGCTCAGGCAGGACTAGCCGGTTCTAGAGCGATCACC
It encodes:
- the gghA gene encoding glucosylglycerol hydrolase — its product is MVTTATQIALVEDETQALLDWAIAVNESDETYFHKSQQLARRLGAHYRPDGLTEIGFWTPRLASEVIQSERDIFLEVFTPLDPIDFQAPEQTVRFQCDRIPLMQQGEYIWGVLAGMQPGRRDRAGSFYWLRALSPHHYLRIIRDPLAVSMPYGVFAPAELYDMDSIQQQRADLDYLRRTSQCDEEGTIPRVPAPRNILQLHITTASPTGYLAGLTDLYRQISDKLDQGLPLTGAEENYIGYDAVQLLPVEPTIEYRIEGDNFTHEFFAIASNTNSDEPDLTIDLTSDQVITDQRPIFKDQEQRQVTLRKPNTHNWGYDVPILGSAATNPALLSSLRPDEMIDFIATLHNFSTGPIQVIYDLVYGHADNQGEELLNRQFLKGPNMYGQDLNHQLPTVRAILLEMQRRKINTGADGIRVDGGQDFRWFNPLTGLVEQDDAYLLAMSDVVQEINGCQRLMFTIFEDGRPWPQEGWEETSTYRDLIELQPTSYQWGPLIFAHNTPALEGFWDKKWQRVSEVLIQGDHWITGCANHDTVRRGNQILLDAKINWNLGKTLPQVLRNAYDNPAVKLWVYGFSPGLPMDFINTMMWAPWLFFRNTDDRYGVKVAAEEVGFLDWQIEPELYDQPWAFLRLKELGFKDLKALKTFCTALSEALLKTDYDLDAVARMCQRCLGDNPDYCEVSAMYDLQHPDRAPFLNHVDVPALKSFAMGFMEDAHDICNIKHYMDDVDPVLTHFGLQVRQYRHQHPWLAENLGGSDRFNRISDKQRTVFYGLRTCADCDDELEQVALVTHMGGKPIDVTLGDWLQLDLSEWRIALATPGLELDDSDPDELRLFELKDSQGVLLERIRD